Proteins encoded in a region of the Vitis riparia cultivar Riparia Gloire de Montpellier isolate 1030 chromosome 7, EGFV_Vit.rip_1.0, whole genome shotgun sequence genome:
- the LOC117917593 gene encoding probable glycerol-3-phosphate acyltransferase 3, which translates to MSTEALFFFFRIPLKQLLNYLHKKVSNIHASQFKFQKSPSFVLRSGLTDCDTLVFNVEGTLLKSSSLFPYFMLVAFEAGSLLRALVLFLLYPFTCLVREEMGIKMMVMICFFGIKKASFRAGSAVLPKFFLEDVGIEGFEMMRRGRKKVAVSCLPRVMVESFLRDYLEVDIVVGRELKVVGGYFVGLMEEKKKDMSGLEAIFGDDQKRSCRTAIGINNLNRPIAHHFFSHCKDVYLMSEADRTSWHHLPRDKYTKPLIFHDGRLALRPTPLSTLAMFMWVPFGSCLAIFRIIVALSLPNKISLPILTFSGLRLKLTAKPKGSPSVLTAKQNKPKGLLYVCNHRTLLDPLYISFALSKPVTAVTYSLSRLSELLAPIRTVRLSRDRDQDGKMMDKLLSQGDLVVCPEGTTCREPYLLRFSPLFSEMSDNIIPVAMDSHVSMFHGTTAGGLKCLDPLFFLMNPCPSYNIQFLEKVSGASCHDGGESRFHVANHVQSELGKALGFECTSLNRKDKYLTLAGNEGIV; encoded by the exons ATGTCCACTGAGgcccttttcttcttcttccgcaTTCCTCTTAAGCAGCTCCTAAATTATCTCCACAAAAAGGTCAGCAACATCCATGCATCTCAGTTTAAATTTCAGAAGAGTCCTTCCTTTGTCCTTAGATCAGGGCTGACAGATTGTGACACTTTGGTCTTTAATGTGGAGGGGACTTTGTTGAAATCCTCTAGTCTGTTTCCTTACTTCATGCTTGTGGCCTTTGAAGCTGGGAGCCTCTTGAGGGCTCTTGTCCTCTTTCTTTTATACCCTTTTACTTGTTTGGTTCGTGAGGAAATGGGCATAAAGATGATGGTCATGATCTGCTTTTTTGGTATCAAGAAAGCGAGCTTTAGAGCAGGAAGTGCTGTTCTGCCAAAGTTCTTCCTCGAGGATGTTGGGATTGAAGGGTTTGAGATGATGAGACGAGGGAGGAAGAAGGTGGCTGTGAGCTGTTTGCCTCGAGTAATGGTTGAGAGTTTCTTGAGAGATTATTTGGAGGTTGACATTGTGGTTGGGAGAGAGCTCAAGGTGGTTGGTGGATACTTTGTGGGGCTaatggaagagaagaaaaaagatatgTCTGGTTTGGAGGCGATCTTTGGAGACGACCAGAAAAGGAGCTGCAGAACTGCTATTGGGATTAACAACCTCAACAGACCTATTGCTCatcattttttctctcattGCAAG GATGTTTACTTAATGAGTGAAGCAGACAGAACAAGCTGGCACCACCTGCCTAGAGACAAATACACCAAACCCCtcatcttccatgatggtagATTGGCCCTCAGACCAACCCCACTCTCTACTCTAGCCATGTTCATGTGGGTTCCATTTGGGTCCTGCCTAGCCATATTCCGGATCATTGTAGCCTTATCTTTGCCCAACAAGATTTCACTTCCGATCTTAACCTTCAGTGGTCTAAGACTCAAGCTTACGGCGAAACCTAAAGGATCCCCCTCAGTTTTAACCGCAAAGCAAAACAAGCCCAAAGGCCTTCTTTATGTTTGCAACCACAGAACTCTACTGGACCCTCTCTACATTTCTTTTGCTTTAAGCAAGCCTGTAACTGCAGTTACGTACAGCCTAAGTAGATTATCCGAGCTCTTAGCACCAATCAGAACCGTCCGATTATCAAGGGACAGAGATCAAGATGGAAAAATGATGGATAAGCTATTAAGTCAAGGAGACCTTGTAGTTTGTCCAGAAGGAACTACTTGCAGAGAACCCTATCTCCTCAGATTCAGCCCACTGTTCTCAGAGATGAGCGATAACATCATTCCCGTTGCCATGGACTCACACGTCAGCATGTTCCATGGGACCACCGCAGGTGGGCTCAAGTGTTTAGACcctctcttctttctcatgAACCCATGTCCAAGTTACAATATCCAGTTCCTTGAGAAGGTGTCAGGGGCATCATGCCATGATGGTGGAGAATCAAGGTTCCATGTTGCCAATCATGTACAAAGTGAGCTTGGAAAGGCGTTAGGGTTTGAGTGCACCAGTCTCAACAGGAAGGACAAGTACTTGACCTTAGCAGGAAATGAAGGGATCGTATAG